A region from the Aegilops tauschii subsp. strangulata cultivar AL8/78 chromosome 5, Aet v6.0, whole genome shotgun sequence genome encodes:
- the LOC109774825 gene encoding uncharacterized protein, whose product MSLSSAVEWWEEWQLRILVLGSLFLQWLLLTLSAVRKLAIPSWFRSLIWLAYLGSDALAIYAMATLFSRQMKQDHGSVHSNSILEVVWAPVLLMHLGGQDGITAYNIEDNELWTRHVLTAITQITVAIYVFCKSWPGDDKRLLQASILLFVPGILKCLEKPWALKSASFNSLASSSEPYRHLKRMACPYALFQKMTQMLADKQPMAMLQARKFIDVAFPEWVSPSALRLMISSKTGKDITLEDYVREARDYVLGNGHPQARGRGATIDLEHNQTPQVQGEDDTAEPNLVPEARVLSDEEKRRIRKKILGAEARKLFVDLASSYRDRLSILETFLVHDANMAYESLQEGLYETFGLLYTKAKMAHITEVSLMQKISNNIREATMYLSFAAIGLFHKSHREAYNINDVKVTYALLCCTAVLELFSQFADRIKLTSSGMVAQYSLVGFFARNKRHSKKMHILSSFKCKDFLDQRWCMESCPSSSRITELVLGHVKGWWKEHIVDAASYRRFNDHRGQWTIQHTGCYQDLAWSANKPFDESVLLWHIATDMCFFQNGVQSVSQEKATGCREISNYMMYLLFVNPEMLLPGTRRNLFLEANAELEEILEDDKASLKAILNGEKPSLMEILKGNKPFPQFLKEKGPSPEEIERGFMGRIIAKLESLKCRETDPGCIESPTVEEQCPAQEGFIQDAWKISEVLLALDDKKMWEVIEGVWVEMLCFSASRCRGFLHAKSMGTGIELLTYVWFLLSRMGMETLPERLQRTELSSGEGYAGTTPSTSQIYGIQYPTRFRRSKPHEEAAADAAGASTSHPQEILQAD is encoded by the exons ATGAGTCTCTCAAGTGCTGTGGAATGGTGGGAGGAGTGGCAGCTGCGCATCCTCGTCTTGGGCAGCCTCTTCCTCCAGTGGCTCCTCCTTACTTTGTCTGCCGTGCGTAAGCTTGCTATTCCTTCCTGGTTCAGGTCCCTAATATGGCTTGCATACCTAGGCAGCGATGCTCTAGCCATATACGCCATGGCTACCCTCTTTAGCCGCCAGATGAAGCAGGATCATGGTTCTGTCCACAGCAATAGCATCCTGGAGGTAGTTTGGGCTCCCGTTCTCCTGATGCACCTTGGTGGTCAGGACGGTATAACCGCCTACAACATCGAAGACAACGAGCTGTGGACGAGGCACGTCCTCACTGCCATCACCCAGATCACGGTGGCCATCTATGTGTTCTGCAAATCATGGCCAGGCGACGACAAGAGGCTGCTGCAGGCATCAATCTTGCTCTTTGTCCCGGGGATCCTCAAATGCCTAGAGAAGCCTTGGGCTCTCAAGAGCGCTAGCTTCAATAGCTTGGCCAGCTCATCCGAGCCTTATCGCCATCTAAAGAGGATGGCATGCCCGTATGCATTATTTCAGAAGATGACACAGATGCTTGCCGATAAGCAACCAATGGCGATGCTGCAGGCGCGCAAGTTTATTGATGTTGCCTTTCCAGAGTGGGTGAGCCCATCTGCTCTCCGTTTGATGATTTCAAGCAAGACTGGCAAGGACATTACGCTTGAAGACTATGTGCGAGAAGCAAGGGATTATGTCCTGGGCAATGGTCATCCTCAAGCTAGAGGAAGAGGCGCCACAATTGACCTTGAGCATAACCAGACTCCTCAAGTTCAAGGAGAAGACGATACAGCTGAGCCCAACCTTGTTCCTGAAGCCCGGGTATTAAGCGATGAAGAAAAGCGCAGAATCCGTAAAAAGATATTAGGCGCTGAGGCCCGTAAGTTATTTGTAGACCTTGCATCATCATATCGTGATCGGCTAAGTATCCTGGAAACTTTCCTGGTGCATGATGCTAATATGGCATATGAATCATTGCAAGAAGGGCTGTATGAGACTTTTGGTCTTCTCTACACAAAAGCAAAGATGGCACACATCACAGAAGTTTCACTGATGCAAAAAATTTCTAATAACATACGGGAAGCAACTATGTACCTGTCATTTGCAGCAATCGGTCTCTTCCACAAGAGTCACAGAGAAGCTTACAATATTAACGATGTCAAGGTTACATATGCCTTGTTGTGTTGTACTGCTGTGCTGGAGTTATTTTCCCAGTTTGCAGATAGGATTAAGCTGACATCTTCTGGCATGGTTGCCCAATATAGCCTTGTAGGTTTCTTTGCCCGCAACAAAAGGCACAGCAAGAAGATGCACATCCTTAGTTCCTTCAAGTGCAAGGACTTTCTTGACCAGCGTTGGTGCATGGAGTCATGCCCCTCATCTTCCAGAATTACAGAGTTGGTTCTTGGACATGTGAAAGGTTGGTGGAAGGAACACATAGTAGATGCCGCCAGTTACAGGAGGTTCAATGATCACAGGGGCCAATGGACTATACAGCATACAGGATGCTACCAAGATCTGGCATGGAGTGCAAACAAGCCATTTGATGAGAGTGTCCTTCTGTGGCACATCGCAACAGACATGTGCTTTTTCCAAAACGGTGTTCAATCAGTTAGTCAGGAAAAGGCCACAGGGTGCAGAGAAATTTCCAACTACATGATGTACCTATTGTTTGTCAATCCTGAGATGCTATTGCCTGGCACGAGGCGAAATCTGTTCTTGGAAGCTAATGCTGAACTGGAGGAGATCCTCGAGGATGATAAGGCATCACTCAAGGCCATCCTCAATGGCGAGAAGCCATCGCTCATGGAGATCCTCAAGGGAAATAAGCCATTCCCTCAGTTCCTGAAGGAAAAAGGGCCATCACCTGAGGAGATTGAAAGAGGATTTATGGGCAGAATAATCGCCAAGTTGGAGTCCTTGAAATGCAGAGAAACAGATCCAGGATGCATAGAATCGCCGACGGTTGAAGAGCAGTGTCCAGCACAAGAAGGTTTTATCCAGGATGCCTGGAAGATTTCTGAAGTTTTGTTGGCTTTGGATGATAAGAAGATGTGGGAAGTGATTGAAGGTGTGTGGGTGGAGATGCTCTGCTTCTCTGCCAGTAGGTGCCGAGGGTTCCTGCACGCCAAGAGTATGGGCACCGGCATAGAGTTACTCACTTATGTCTGGTTCCTTTTGTCACGCATGGGGATGGAGACCTTGCCGGAGAGGCTGCAGAGGACGGAGCTTTCAAGTGGAGAAGGATATGCCGGCACCACTCCATCGACTTCCCAG ATATATGGGATCCAATATCCAACACGCTTCAGACGCTCGAAGCCTCATGAAGAAGCTGCTGCTGATGCTGCTGGCGCATCTACCTCTCACCCCCAAGAAATCCTACAAGCTGATTAA